The nucleotide sequence tattaatgtATTGAGTTTTAAATGTATTTTCACCAAGTATTGTATAATATTTTATGGATTGAGTTATAATGGATTGAGTTTGATGAAAATATTTATATTTGCATTATATAATGTTTGTGTTATATAAGTATCACCAAGTATTctataacacaaaaaaaaaaaaaattacggtcAAAACTGAAAAAGAATGATTTTGAAAAGTCAATAGATGACACTTATTAAACATTCATAGACAGTGACATTAAAACATCTTAAAAGGTTAATTCATCGTAGTAGGTAGATGTTCAAGGTTTTCAAACCGATTAACTTGAAAGTCAAATCGAATGATCAAACTGAATTTGTATTCGATTTTCGACTCGGTTTCAAATTTGAATTTGGTTTTGCGGTTCGACTTTACATTTTTAAAATCAGTTTAATCACAAATCAAATCAAATTCAACCGATAATAtactaaattattaatatataccaAACAAAAACCAATTTAAGAATCAAAAGTCAAATTTAAGTTATGATTATTTTGGTTAAATTGTGATTTTTGATTTTATGGTTTTACCAAAACAGATCCGAATTTCaatttggtttttggttttggttttaaaattaaattcaacTTTGGTTTCGGAATTCGATTTTGCCTCCATAATTTTCAAAACCATGCCGAATAATCCGAATAAACCGAAAACTGAATCGACGAACACCCCTACATTGAAAATTGAAACTTCTAATTTTCTCTGGGCGAAAATTATAATatgaattaaaatgtatataatttTTACCATTATATATTAGTACAAAAATATAACACATAGAACTAAAATATTTGAAATATGACAAGTTCATAACCCATTTTTGTCTTCACTATGTACCAATAATTACATATTCAGTTCAAAATTTCATAGATCTCTAATTTCATGAACAAGAAATATCAAAGAGTGGAGTGCAACATTGTATTGTTCTAAAAGCAAAATTTCAACTATACATTCCATACTTAAACTAAGTCAGAGGTCAAATGTATGGCCACAAAAGAAAAGTCGAAGGCCAAATGGTGATGAGAAGAGGAGAATTGATAAATGAGATTACTATGAAATAATCTCTTTTGTAACTTAAAATGTTACTATGTTAGTCTTCCAACCCTATATAGGATGTGGATTCagcaaaatgtatatattatattaactattattaatattaattattatattgtatTTTTAAGTAAGAAAACTAAAATCTATCTATATGTAGCTATTAAGTAGTTCAACTAGTCCGTAGGACGTCTGCCAGACATACACTTGTGCGGAACATGAATTTTCCTTGTTGATTATTATTAAGGGGTGTTTGGTTTGAAATTTAGTATCCACGCAAATTTCTAAGTCCTTCATCagttgaattttgaatttttaatccttatacattatatatatatatatatatatatatatatatatatatatatatatatatatatatatatatatatatatatatatatatatatatatatgtgtgtgtgtgtgtgtgtgtgtgtgtgtgtgttaaagcAAAAGGCGAGGTTTCGTTGGTCTCTTGAGGGCGACGAGAACTCGAAGTTCTTTCACTCCACCATACGCAGGAGATATAGTAAAACCATTATACGTGGGCTTAATATTAACGGGGTTTGGACGGAAAATCCAGAGGAGGTTAAAAGGGCTGTTTTGGGACATTTTGAAACCATTTTTAATGGTGCTGATCGAAGCAGGCCTCAGCTAGCAGGTTGGTCCAAGTCTGCTGCCACATCAGTTTCGCTTGGTACCAGACTCACAAACACAGAAGCTGTAGCACTCGAGTTACCTTTTAGTGAGGCTGAAATTTGGGATGCGGTTAGGGAATGTGGGAGCACGAAAGCCCCCGGACCGGACGAGTTTAATAtgcgattttataaaaaaaattggaaTGTCATTCGCGATGATCTCGTGGGTGCAATAATTCTTTTTGGGAAAAAGGTGAAATTTCCCCAGGATGTAACGCTTCTTTTATTACCTTAGTGCCAAAGAAACCGGATCCTATGAGCCTAAATGATTACCGACCGATTAGTTTAATTGGTAgcttttataaaattattgcaaagcTACTTTCGATTCGTCTCAGGAAGGTGGTCCCAAAATTAGTAGGTTTCGAGCAAAGCGCTTTCTTAAAGGGTAGAAACATCATTGACGAGGTCTTGATTGCAAATGAATctctcgaatttttaaagaaaaagCGATTGAAAAGTCTAGTCTTCAAAGTGGATTTCGAGAAAGCTTTTGACTGTCTAAGTTGGGATTTTTTAATGGAAATGATGGGTATCATGGGCTTTGGAGATAAATGGAAGAAATGGATCAAATCATGCCTAAAATCAGCCCCGATCTCTATTTTGGTGAACGGGTCACCTACTAGTGAATTCAAGCTCGGAAGAGGGGTAAGGCAGGGCGACCCGCTTTCGCCCTTTCTTTTCATCATCGCGGCAGAGGGGTTAAATTGGCTTGCAAAAACAGCGGTGAATTGTAACCTCTTCAAAGGTGTGGAAATTGGAAATGATAAAATCCCGGTCTCAcatcttcaatatgcggatgacacaatTTTTTTTGGCTCATGGAGCGTGAGCAATATTGAAAGTCTCATGAAATTATTAAAGTGCTTCGAATTAACTTCGGGACTCAAGGTCAATTACAATAAAAGAAACCTATTTGGTGTGGGGGTTGACCCGAGTGAAGTTGAGGAAATGGCTAGGATATATGGGTGTAAAGTGGGCTCTTTCCCATGCACTTATCTTGGGTTACCTATTGGGGCGAATATGAAGAAAATGGTAAATTGGAAACTGGTTCTACAAAAATTTGAGAAAAGATTATCGGATTGGAAGGCTCGATCGATGTCATTTGGTGGACGTTTGACGCTTGTTAATTCGGTGCTAAATAGTTTGCCGTTGTATTACTTTTCGCTCTTCCGTGCCCCGCCTTGTGTGATAAAAAAAACTCGAGCGCATTagacgaaatttcttttggggcgggtcggggagTGAGTCAAAAATATCGTGGGTCAAGTGGGTTGATGTCATCCGTCCTTTCGAGGAAGGAGGGCTAAATGTGGGTTGTCTTAAGTGTAAAAATATGGCtttaatcggcaagtggtggtggaggttcaatacCGAAACCACCGCCTTGTGGGTAAAAgttattaaaagtatttatggggtTTCGGGATTACTTGATTCGGGTGGGGGTTCGCATTCTTTGTTCTCTAACACTACGTGGCTGAATATAATTAAAACAGGTGAAGATATCGAGGCGGCGGGGGTTGAATTCAAGAATTCCTTCGTCAAGGTAATTGGCAATGGTCGAGCTACAAATTTCTGGAGCGATATTTGGGCAGCGGGACAGCCACTCAAGTAAAAATTCAGCAGGCTGGCTCGTTTGGAAGAAAATCCGCAAGCAAAGGTAGGGGATCGTGTTCGTTGGGATGGTAATAAATGTGTTGGATCATGGAATTGGCTGAGAgtaccaaatggcataaccaaaacAGAATGGGACGAGCTCGTGAGCCTGTTTGGTTCGGTTATCATGGATCCTACCAATGAGGACTCGTGGCGGTGGACGTTAACAGGTAATGGCATGTTTGTGACTAAAGCACTATCAAAGGAGATACAAACAAAAATGACAGCAGCAGGTAATAACTCTTTTGCAACTTAAAGGAATAAATTGGTCCCAAAAAAATTGGAAGTTTTCGTGTGGAGGGCCTTGCGGAAGAGGTTACCCGTTTTGTCGGAACTCGATAAGCGGGGTATTGACCTTGACTTCGTACGTTGCCCGCTTTGCGACGACGCTATTGAGACGGTGGACCATTCTCTTCTACATTGCAAAAGTGCGAAAGATGTGTGGGCGAAAGTGTTTCATTGGTGGGGTATAAGTGAGTCTTTCCAACCACCCTTCGAGGACCTTTTTTGTGGTGTCTCTACCTTGCAAGCCACGGAATTAGGTTCGGTAATATGGCAAGCCGTGGTTTGGACGTGTGGGTATCTCATTTGGAGGAACCGCAATCAAAAGATCTTCAAAAAGGTGCGTTGGACTCCACCGGTTGCTCTAAACGAAATACAAATTAAAAGCTTTGAATGGATCGCGAATCGTTACAAGTCAAAGAAAATAGATTGGCACAATTGGTTTCATAATCCACAAGTGTTTGTCAAGTAATTGTATAATTCTTGTTGTGTTAAATTGTGTTATTATCGTGTAACCGTCTTTGGATCTAAATGTATAGGATAAGGATACTAGCTTAGCATCTTCACATTTTAGGCCTAAAGAAGTTGTATGCGTGCGAGATCAGGGCTCTGTTTGTCACCCCTGCTGTATTTAGTTTTgttatatatgttaataatattctGCCTttcaatcaatatatatatatatatatatatatatatatatatatatatatatatatatatatatatatatatatatatatatataacacaaaaAGATACGTAGTAATAAAAAAATGGAACTATTCATTTAAAACTTTTTTACAATTTTGTCACCTTATCCCCCGATTTTTACATTATGTTAAATTACATACCTTTTACTACTTTTTTAATTTTGACCAAACCTCTAATTTTAAGGGATATATGTTAAACAAACTATAAATTTATTAGAATGAAGATGTAGATCAGTTGGTAAGGATGTTTGTTGAAATTTGAAAGGACGCAGGTTTGAACCTTGAAGTTGGTTTTTTTTTTCAGGCTAGCGATTTTGAGCCCAGCAAAGCGGGTCGACCCGAATACTTGTTAATtattaatctataataataattgtgatcaGAGTTGGTTACTGTTCACGATGACATTTGTGTAATTAACATAAACTTTAGTGGTAAACTGTTACTCTTTATTCCCATTTCCTGTTTTGTACCAACTAAATATCTCACCCACAACTCTTTTCACCTACCTCTGCCACCACCACACCGCCACCATTATACCCCTGTCAACAACCACCATCACCTCCGCCACCGGACCTCCTGCCATCACCACCGTCACCATACATCCTACTACCACCACCGCCACCATACGTCCTACCACCACCACCGCCATACCTCCTGCCACCACCACAATTTACCTCAAGTTACCACCATTGTTAAAATTAAAAAAACCTAACTATAATCCACCGGAAGCCAACACCGCCAACTTGGGAAAACCGAACAACACCTTCGACGGCCACCTACAACCACCACATCATTCAAACTTTTATTTTAGAAACCCCAAACCAACCAAAATAGAAAATCGAAAAAAGAAAAAAGCAACATATCGGTGACGGAGACGACAGGTGGCGATGGTCGCAGCTGTTGTATCACGGTTGATACAACATAGTGTAGGAAACATGGAGGGAAGTCGTCACCACCCGCGGCGATGGTGGTGACGGCGACAGCGCCGGAGTCGCGTAATGGCAATCCAAAAGGGGATGCTACTGCTATTCGCGCATATGAACAAGGTGTCAGAGAAATGCATTATGTTTGCTATTTAATTCACTAAGAAAGAAAACAATTGAGCATGGAGTCTTATTTTTCTAGATAATATTTTGGGATGGAGGAAAAAGTGAGGCAGAGAGAATCGAAGAAAGAGAGACAGTAGGGTTAGTAAGAGATAAATGAGTGTATATTTGCAAGCCTTTTCAAATGGGTTTTGACCCAACAATTAAAAACATAAATACATTTTGGCCAATAACATTTgttttacatacataattttttctCTTGCTTTATTTTGTATTTAATTTTTTTCTTTGCATTATAAATatgaatgtaaatgtaaatgtaaatgtaaatgtaaatgtaatatACGGAGTAACTTGTCTCGAATTTTGAAGTTATTATTTTCACCTTCCTTTTTCATTTAACGTTCAACCAACAATACTTATTTTTACTTCCTTTTTTTGTTACCCTTTTTCAGTCTTTTATTATTAAACGTTCAATAAATCAATTGTATACCATTTTGTTTGTTACACGTTTGTTTAATTAACCGATAGCTAACCAACCAAAATCTTTCAGCAGTGAAACGCGTGTTAGAATACAGCAAACAAAAGTCAAACAAAACTCAAATTACGATTTTAGGTAATTTGACTATTGGGATCAGAAAGTAGttttgaaacgactcgtccatattactataaacgtggtacgttattcattggtcccatagcgaggtatttgacctatatatgatacattttagaaaatattgcattcgtttcataaaaagacacacccttattatacataatgcatgttttaaacaagtgggcgattatttaagaaataatccccataatacatcagtttccaaatactacacacgtgacataacagtcgaatataatacatgaaaaaggttttattgaatgcaacacttcatttaaacaaaagcatgagactccatgcacagcttgctcagataatgcagcagcggaagactttcttaaggacctgagaataaacatgcttaaacagtcaacacaaagg is from Rutidosis leptorrhynchoides isolate AG116_Rl617_1_P2 chromosome 10, CSIRO_AGI_Rlap_v1, whole genome shotgun sequence and encodes:
- the LOC139871360 gene encoding uncharacterized protein — encoded protein: MSPWGRPVWLYLFQEQKARFRWSLEGDENSKFFHSTIRRRYSKTIIRGLNINGVWTENPEEVKRAVLGHFETIFNGADRSRPQLAGWSKSAATSVSLGTRLTNTEAVALELPFSEAEIWDAVRECGSTKAPGPDEFNMRFYKKNWNVIRDDLVGAIILFGKKVKFPQDVTLLLLP